The genomic region TATTTTTTAATTATTTTAATGAGTGAGGTTTAAGCAGTAACAAAGGGAGGGCCACGTGGGGCTTGCCTCGAATAGCGTTCGCTTAGAGCCAAAAAAGCGTAGCTGTCTGAGACAATAAAACTCAGTCGAGTTGTGAGTAGTGTAGTTGGAAGTTCATCTTGGTGAAATGTGGAAAAATGGCTAAACGGACACGGCTTAGCTTTATGAGTATTCGGTTCACCCTCTTCGATTTGAACCAGTTCAAAGCCATTGACCGTACACAACGACGCCCATACTCCCGCACTGTTACCATGAGCATTGATAACAGGCATTAATGTCACTAAAGCCCAGCTTAACGCAGTGGCAAGTAACATAGAGAGGTTGAACGAGGTTCGGCGCATTATTCCAAATCTTTATAAATTCCCCTTATTATGAGGCACTTGTTATATAGGTAAACGTAAAGATTAACATCAGGTTAAAAAGTTGAAGCCAACGCACACTCTTTTTAGTTAAAAACTGGTTACGCGAATAGAACATACCCCATATTATTCATGTACGTGCACAGCTCCCGGTTAGAAAGCCACCAATAAAAAACGCCGCCTACATTTTCCAATAAAGGTAAATATAGGCGGCGTTTTAGAAATCGAATCTTGAGGTTTGGGCTTTGTTAACTATCTAACAAGCATATGCTCTTGATTAACCCATTAACCGAAGATCTTGCTCCAGATACTTGGGTTACGCTTCTCGTGGTACTCTTCACGAAGGCCGTCAATAGTACGAAGTTCTTGTTGTGCTGACTCTAAGTCGCCTTGGTCTAGCTTCTGTTCAATGCTATCCAGTGATGCACTGATCTTTTTGAAGCCTTCCATGAAGTTGTCTTCTTTCTCTACTGGGTACACACCCGTTTTCAGCTCTGCCACTAGCGTATCTAAACGAACGATAGGCTTTTGCATCTCTTCAATGCTTTGAGCTTCTGCCGCTTGTTTAAATGCAAGCTTCATTTCTTGCATGTTTTTCTTAAGGTCAACGTTAGCAAATGCGTTGCCAGACATTACTGCAGCAGCGATTAAGCCAGATAAAAGGATTGAGCGAGTTTTCATTGTTTCTCCAAGTGAAACTGTGACTTTGAAGATAGCGCCATCATTACTGCAGCGCTTCGACTTTATTATTTTCCGGCTAGTGTATACAAAAATCCGTCAGGCACAAAAATTGATTGTGTCGAAATGCAAACCCGCCGACATTCTCTTAAACAAGCGCTGAGTATTCTGGTATTTCATTACGACCACGTAACGCCAGAAACGACAAGAATTGCTTCGGTGAATGAGTAATCACCTTATTCGAGTCAATGCCAACCTCATCAAGCAGTGCAGCCACAAGATCCAAACCACCAACATCATTACAAAAATGAGCATCACTACCCGAAGTGATAAATGCTCCTTTTGTTTTTGCTATTCTCGCGATCTCGTAACAGCGATCAACACTGCCTACGCGGCTATTGCCTTTCAGTGTCGTGTTATTTATCTCGATGGCGACGTCGTGCTCTACCGCACATTGAATGACCGCTTCGAAGTCAAAATCAAAATTAGGATTGCCCAAATGGCCAAGTGCATCGACTCGACCACCTTTAATAACATTCAAGAGAGCCTCAGTGTGAGCTGCTAAATCTGACGGGCGGAAAACCGGCTCATGAAAGCTTGCAATCACCCAATCTAAGTTCTTATCAACACTTGGGTGTATATCGATTTCACCTTGAGTATTCATTATGTTTGATTCAACGCCGCGAATAATCGCAACGCCTTCGATAAAACGAGGAAGTACACGCTGATTGCTAAAAAACCAGTAGTGTGGCGCGCCCGGCATTGACTCTGAATGGTCAGTGGTACAGAACATAGCAAGGCCGTTTTGTTTTGCCGATTTAGCGTTTTCAATCAATGTACTGTAGGCATGGCCACTGGCGTATGTATGGGTGTGAGTGTCTACTTTGAGTTCCATGAATCAATACCCTCTTCGCTTGGTCTAAAACGTTTTTCAGAAAGGTACCCCTGCACCTTTTTCTGAAAAGAAATGCCTAGTGGCAACAATTCGACCAGTTTATCAGCTGAAAGTAACAATTAGCACCCAAACATAAAGGTTTATTGCTGGTTCACTTACACGATA from Vibrio gigantis harbors:
- a CDS encoding cytochrome b562, which encodes MKTRSILLSGLIAAAVMSGNAFANVDLKKNMQEMKLAFKQAAEAQSIEEMQKPIVRLDTLVAELKTGVYPVEKEDNFMEGFKKISASLDSIEQKLDQGDLESAQQELRTIDGLREEYHEKRNPSIWSKIFG
- a CDS encoding phosphatase, which produces MELKVDTHTHTYASGHAYSTLIENAKSAKQNGLAMFCTTDHSESMPGAPHYWFFSNQRVLPRFIEGVAIIRGVESNIMNTQGEIDIHPSVDKNLDWVIASFHEPVFRPSDLAAHTEALLNVIKGGRVDALGHLGNPNFDFDFEAVIQCAVEHDVAIEINNTTLKGNSRVGSVDRCYEIARIAKTKGAFITSGSDAHFCNDVGGLDLVAALLDEVGIDSNKVITHSPKQFLSFLALRGRNEIPEYSALV